The Echinicola jeungdonensis genome segment TTTCAATAAAGGAGTGGCCACAAATAAAGTCCGGCAAAGACCTTCCAACTTTTCAGTTGGCACCCGGCCTTCATCATGCGGATAGCTTTTTCCTGGTTGTTTGGGAAATTTCATGGGATCATCCAGATTATTGATATAACTAAATGCCCCCTCCAACAAATAGAGGGCTGCATCCTTCCAGTGTTTCTTGGTCATACCTGTATGGGGGCTCAACTCATAGTCTGGACCTGCAACTTTAAATATTTTCTTACCACCTTCTTCAACTACATAGGGAGCATTGCCCGATTGGGCGTAACTCCCTAATGAAACTAGGAAAAGGCAAATTGTCATTAAACTTGATTGTAATTGTTTCATTTTTGGAGTATTTATTTTTGGGTTAATGAGTCATTAGGCTTCTTCCAATCATTTAAAAAATTAAACCATAAACAAGAATCAACGCAGCCAATACCACAGAAAAACGAATGGACCTTTTTCAATATAAAATTGCAATCCTAGTAAATCGCATGTGCACCTTTCGGTTAAACAAAAAAGCCAAGCTCAATTGGATGAATAAACCATCCTTCCTGAGCTTGGCAATATTTGCTTAGGGTTAATTGAGGCTAATATTAGTCAACTAGACTGATCACATAACTGTATTCAAACTGATCTTCTAACAGGCGATATTCATTATGAGGCCTAGCCCCCCAGCTATTGTCACCACCCAGTCCTCTTTGTTTCCAATCGATATGAAGAAAAACGTTATTATGAGGTCTAATATTAGTAGGATGTTGCTGTTTTTTGGTTAAGCCTGGATCCAAATCTTCTACTGACACATCAAGGGCACTGACGCTTAGCGGTTGAAGTCCATGTATTTTGATGCCATTTCCATTTTCATTGGTCAGGGTCAACCATCTCACATCGGTTTTATTGCCGGATTCCTGTGGCCTGATATAATTCCAGTGGAATTGATTTTCCACATTGCTGTTGTAGATTCCCACAAAGGAGGCAGTTTTCCTGTCGGAATAATTTTCCCAGGGACCACGGCCATAATACCTTAAGTTATTGTAATGGCCAGGTAATTGCATACGCATACCAAACCTTGGCAGCTCAGGCAGTTCCCTTCCGCTCAAATTCATGGAAGCTGTCACTTGGATACTTCCATCATTTCTGATCAAATAATCCACCGTATAAGGCACATCAATATTAGTCAATGTATATTGAACACTTACAGGAACCCCTGCTTCAGAAGCATCACCTATGGTAATTGACTCCACTTTTTGTCCCTCATGGGCTGATCTCCATACCCCCATATTGGAAGGCATGCCATTTCCAAAATCATTGTCAGTTGGGGCTCTCCAGAAATAAGGTTCTGGATATTGCCTTACCATCCAAGGCTCATCCTCCTTCAGGGTGTACTTTCTGATCCTTCCCCTTTTCAGATCAAATTCACCTTTAATTTTATCCGTAGAGAAATGAAGGATATCTCCATCTATATTGTGTTGCAGTTGCCCTGATTTAGCATCCAATGCATCAAAGAAACTGGTTTCAGAAATGGAAAACTGTTCTCTTGCAACCTCATGGTGATAGGGTAAAAGTGAAGTTGCTTCCTTGGTATATGCAAAAACATTTAAGAAATACTCATGTCCATCTTCCATAGATGGTAAATCAAGAGAAACATTTCCTGTTTTATGCGGAGCAAGTGAAACCTTAAAGTTTTCCGTTGCTTGAACCTCCCCATCTTTCAACAATTCCCATTTGAAATCATATTGATCCAAATTGGTGAAGTCAAACAAGTTCCTTACTTCCAATTTTCCTTCTCCGGAATAATCAAAAAGGATATTTTGGTACACTTTTTTCACTTCATACAAAGCGGGGTGAGCAGAGCGATCAGCTGCCACCAAACCATTAGCACAAAAGTTGGCATCATTTTGGAAATGGAAACCTCCCAAATCACCACCATAAGCCCAGAATTCTCTACCATTATCATCAGTGGTCAACAAGCCTTGATCTACCCAGTCCCAGATAAATCCACCTTGCATTTTCTTACTGCTCATGATGATATCCCAGTATTCCTGGAAGTTACCGGAACTGTTGCCCATGGCATGGGAATATTCACACATGATAAAGGGGCGTTGTTTGTCTGAAGCAGCATAATCTTTCATATAACCGAGACCAGGATACATTGGGCAAACGATATCAGTATCTTCTTTTTCCCCAGCTTGCTCAAATTGCACCATTCGGGTATTGTCCCGGTTTTTGATCCATTCGTAAGCTTCAAAGAATACCGGGCCGTTTCCACATTCATTACCCATGGACCAAATGATGATGGAAGGATAGTTTTTATCCCTTTCAACCAATCTTTTGATTCTATCAAGGTGCGCAGGAGCCCATTTTTCCAAATAAGCTGGGTGTTTGGATTTATCAAACCATCCCTGAAGTTCGGCACCCATACCATGGGTCTCAATATTTGCCTCATCCACCACATACAAGCCGTATTCATCAAATAGTTCGTATAATTCCGGGGCATGAGGATAATGGCTCATCCTTACTGCATTAAAATTGTTTTGCTTCATCAACTGTATATCCTTGAGCATGATGTCACGGTCTGGTACATGGCCTTTAGTTTCATGGTGCTCATGGAGGTTGACTCCTTTGACCAAAATAGGCATTCCATTGACATGAAGCTGGGCATCTTTAATTTCAACTTTTCTAAACCCTGTCTTTTTGCTGACCACTGCCAACACTTTGCCCTGATCATCCTTAAGAGTAAGGGTATAGCGATAAAGGTGAGGATGTTCAGCACTCCATCTTTTAACATTGCGGATCTGCTCCTTGAAACTTAAACTTTGGTCTTCACCATTCACACTTTTTTCCTCACTATAAACTTTCTCTCCAGATGGGGCAAATAATTCA includes the following:
- a CDS encoding glycoside hydrolase family 2 TIM barrel-domain containing protein: MMKNLLLSLLLVASVLGLCKAQSSPNEWENPEIIQRNKEAARAYFITYDSKEKALKERKAYNGLYKNLDGIWKFSLVKRPEDRPKDFYRVDFKDETWDEITVPSNWELEGFDRPIYTNVSYPFPANPPKVDNQYNPVGTYRRTFEVPAGWGEKEVILHFGSISGYATIYVNGEEVGMTKVAKTPAEFIVTDHLKEGKNTLAVQVFRWHDGRYLEDQDFWRLSGIERSVFLQAVPKLTIWDYFIKSGLDANYRHGQLDAKVDLRAIEGNEIDRGSLSFELFAPSGEKVYSEEKSVNGEDQSLSFKEQIRNVKRWSAEHPHLYRYTLTLKDDQGKVLAVVSKKTGFRKVEIKDAQLHVNGMPILVKGVNLHEHHETKGHVPDRDIMLKDIQLMKQNNFNAVRMSHYPHAPELYELFDEYGLYVVDEANIETHGMGAELQGWFDKSKHPAYLEKWAPAHLDRIKRLVERDKNYPSIIIWSMGNECGNGPVFFEAYEWIKNRDNTRMVQFEQAGEKEDTDIVCPMYPGLGYMKDYAASDKQRPFIMCEYSHAMGNSSGNFQEYWDIIMSSKKMQGGFIWDWVDQGLLTTDDNGREFWAYGGDLGGFHFQNDANFCANGLVAADRSAHPALYEVKKVYQNILFDYSGEGKLEVRNLFDFTNLDQYDFKWELLKDGEVQATENFKVSLAPHKTGNVSLDLPSMEDGHEYFLNVFAYTKEATSLLPYHHEVAREQFSISETSFFDALDAKSGQLQHNIDGDILHFSTDKIKGEFDLKRGRIRKYTLKEDEPWMVRQYPEPYFWRAPTDNDFGNGMPSNMGVWRSAHEGQKVESITIGDASEAGVPVSVQYTLTNIDVPYTVDYLIRNDGSIQVTASMNLSGRELPELPRFGMRMQLPGHYNNLRYYGRGPWENYSDRKTASFVGIYNSNVENQFHWNYIRPQESGNKTDVRWLTLTNENGNGIKIHGLQPLSVSALDVSVEDLDPGLTKKQQHPTNIRPHNNVFLHIDWKQRGLGGDNSWGARPHNEYRLLEDQFEYSYVISLVD